A single region of the Saprospiraceae bacterium genome encodes:
- a CDS encoding adenylate/guanylate cyclase domain-containing protein, producing MKNKKTRRLAAIMFTDIVGYTALMQQDEKAAAAVRAHHRQAFQQCHETYHGEILQYFGDGTLSVFQSGVEAVECAIALQKALNKGKPIPLRIGLHMGDIVFDGTEVYGDGVNLASRIESLGVAGGVLLSGKLNDELKNHPQISTQSLGYFELKNIKKPVEIFAVNNEGINIPAPSDLKKTPKKQTKSIAVLPLINMSANEDNEYFSDGMTEEIINALAKIKGLKVTSRTSSFFFKNKNIPIRQIGKELNVSTILEGSIRLSGNKMRLTAQLIDVAEDFHFWSETFDRSMEDIFAVQDEISLLIADKLREHIGHFDIEDHLVEDPKIPVEVYNRYLKARYHLLKMSKSDLENGLSILEGIIEEQPTFALAYLALHLGYTLLGTLGLVPANEAFTQGQPFLDKAIELDENLPESQLHLSYICFLQKWDLSGTYRHLQQSFDIRPTVEYYQSMASTLVAEGKFAAALNFIETALQLDPFSAINFHLKGFIFYTQEKYEKAITWFEKSVGLKSSFTVSTLYYGQALLLMGRHQEALVYFEHLPSDEPGDLLKLGGITLTYAAMGEVDQAEAGIKKLEQKLQTPLMERAINLLILCQAMLGREEATIQLLEQGINYRLPLIVYLYVEPILKPLRSNLRFQALMRQVLGEETSFGFSKRKYKKSLLDKKLRKQYQQQLTQLMSTEKPYLDPNLTLRDLAQMLDIPPNHLSQLLNEGFDKNFSEFINTYRLETFKSMAADPAQQHLTILALAYDSGFNSKTVFNTFFKKTMGITPKAYWKEVVK from the coding sequence CAAAGCGGCGTGGAAGCTGTAGAGTGTGCTATTGCGCTTCAAAAGGCTTTAAATAAAGGCAAACCGATACCCTTGCGGATAGGCTTGCACATGGGCGATATTGTTTTTGATGGCACAGAAGTGTATGGCGATGGGGTGAATCTGGCTTCCCGCATAGAAAGCCTGGGCGTGGCCGGTGGGGTTCTGCTTTCTGGAAAATTAAATGATGAACTCAAAAATCATCCCCAAATTTCAACGCAATCTTTAGGTTATTTTGAATTAAAAAATATCAAAAAGCCCGTTGAGATTTTTGCAGTAAACAATGAAGGGATTAACATTCCAGCACCTTCGGACCTTAAAAAAACGCCAAAAAAACAAACGAAATCTATCGCGGTACTGCCTTTGATCAATATGAGTGCCAACGAGGATAACGAATACTTCAGCGATGGAATGACCGAAGAGATCATCAACGCCTTAGCTAAAATCAAAGGCCTGAAAGTCACGTCTAGAACGTCTTCCTTCTTTTTTAAAAATAAAAATATTCCTATCCGACAGATTGGCAAGGAACTTAATGTTTCTACCATTTTGGAAGGAAGTATTCGCTTGTCTGGAAATAAAATGCGGCTGACCGCGCAGCTGATCGATGTCGCAGAAGATTTCCATTTTTGGTCGGAGACCTTTGATCGGTCCATGGAAGACATTTTTGCCGTTCAAGATGAAATCAGTCTGTTAATTGCGGACAAATTGCGGGAGCATATTGGCCATTTTGATATAGAAGACCACTTGGTAGAAGACCCCAAAATACCAGTTGAGGTCTATAATCGGTATTTAAAGGCCCGATACCATTTACTAAAAATGAGCAAGTCTGATCTTGAAAATGGGCTTTCCATTTTAGAAGGTATCATTGAGGAGCAACCCACTTTCGCATTGGCTTATTTGGCCCTACACCTGGGATATACTTTACTAGGAACACTTGGATTGGTACCTGCCAATGAAGCTTTTACCCAAGGTCAGCCGTTTCTTGACAAAGCCATTGAATTGGACGAAAACTTACCCGAGTCTCAGCTTCACCTTTCTTATATCTGTTTCCTGCAAAAATGGGATTTGTCCGGGACCTATCGGCATTTGCAGCAATCTTTTGACATACGTCCAACTGTTGAATATTACCAAAGTATGGCGTCTACCTTGGTGGCAGAAGGGAAATTCGCTGCTGCCTTAAATTTTATAGAAACGGCGCTTCAGCTTGATCCTTTTTCTGCGATTAATTTTCACTTGAAGGGTTTTATTTTTTACACACAGGAAAAGTATGAAAAAGCAATAACCTGGTTTGAAAAGAGTGTAGGACTGAAATCTAGTTTTACCGTCTCCACCTTATATTATGGACAAGCATTATTGCTGATGGGCCGCCACCAAGAAGCCTTGGTTTACTTTGAGCACCTTCCTTCGGATGAGCCAGGTGATTTGTTGAAATTGGGTGGCATCACGCTTACCTATGCAGCGATGGGGGAGGTTGACCAAGCCGAAGCTGGTATCAAAAAACTGGAACAGAAACTGCAAACGCCCTTGATGGAAAGGGCCATAAATCTGCTTATCTTGTGTCAGGCGATGTTGGGCAGGGAGGAGGCAACGATCCAACTGCTTGAGCAAGGAATCAACTATAGATTGCCTTTGATCGTCTACTTGTATGTAGAACCTATCCTCAAGCCCCTCCGTTCGAATCTTCGTTTTCAAGCCTTGATGCGGCAAGTACTGGGGGAAGAAACTTCTTTTGGTTTTTCCAAAAGGAAATATAAAAAATCATTGCTGGACAAAAAACTGCGAAAACAATATCAGCAGCAACTTACGCAGTTGATGTCAACCGAAAAGCCCTACCTTGATCCTAACCTGACCCTTCGGGATTTAGCACAAATGTTGGACATCCCACCCAATCATTTGTCGCAATTGCTCAATGAAGGGTTTGACAAAAATTTCTCAGAATTCATCAACACTTACCGCTTGGAAACTTTCAAATCAATGGCCGCTGACCCTGCTCAGCAACACCTGACAATCCTAGCGCTGGCCTACGATAGCGGTTTTAACTCCAAAACCGTGTTTAATACTTTTTTTAAAAAGACGATGGGCATCACTCCGAAGGCCTATTGGAAAGAAGTCGTAAAGTAG